In the Acropora muricata isolate sample 2 chromosome 1, ASM3666990v1, whole genome shotgun sequence genome, one interval contains:
- the LOC136909503 gene encoding fibroblast growth factor receptor 3-like isoform X3, whose product MPLNIIGEKDKGSYRCTADNGVGKPLTKDVFVDVQFPPMVKVRSKVFVGREQTASLMCEVEGNPTPVISWSSCYEQSVVCDGQYLNISSVQTARANYTCTARNAVGVDSATTLLLIGGKNIYLRLSVSEECDNKDFVWGMLQKELDKVFTNTQGYSGAELVHVGCGSLIFDVVLKFGTKVAEDDTISFIQSAIVDGKLGELSGIVSPIIGIPPVEQSTFAAAAPSTSPKSDDDSSFKTIVIGASIGVGVLIAVVFGLVILWVLMRRTSRKENTKVNYEMTSKERTEEYEISAGRLVKAEDAPESSISRPTYVNLQEVTLHSNMDSDPPHNEYAPLDLRTRSWEVAREDVIVEKIIGKGAFGQVAKGTAKNLSLRSGTRNVAIKMIKANAPESDKRDLKSELELMKTLKPHPHVIKLLGCVTESEPLLVLIEYVPYGDLLGYLRKSRGLNDTYYKDPDIKPKTSLTSQQLMKFAWQIADGMSYLSLRKVVHRDLAARNVLVGENETCKITDFGMARDVQEDDIYERKTKGRLPVKWTAYEALLYGQYTTKSDVWSYGVVLYEIFTIGGSPYPRMDGNKVVNFLQEGFRMQKPEHVDNKLYQIMMNCWQSEPEIRPSFAGLTQQLKQMENQHKRLLNMHIYDNAMYANLEDLNA is encoded by the exons ATGCCCTTGAACATCATTGGAGAAAAGGATAAAGGAAGCTACAGATGTACTGCTGATAATGGTGTTGGAAAACCTTTGACAAAGGATGTCTTTGTTGATGTTCAGT TTCCTCCTATGGTTAAAGTTCGTTCAAAAGTCTTTGTTGGCCGTGAACAGACTGCATCACTTATGTGTGAAGTGGAAGGAAACCCGACACCTGTGATTTCTTGGAGTTCTTGTTATGAACAAAGTGTTGTCTGTGACGGACAATACTTGAATATTTCAAGTGTGCAGACTGCACGTGCCAACTACACCTGTACAGCAAGGAATGCTGTGGGAGTAGATTCAGCAACCACACTTCTTC TTATTGGAGGAAAGAATATTTACTTGAGGCTGAGCGTAAGTGAGGAATGTGACAACAAAGACTTTGTTTGGGGGATGCTACAGAAAGAG CTTGACAAGGTCTTTACCAATACTCAAGGTTACTCTGGAGCAGAACTGGTACATGTAGG TTGTGGAAGCCTGATCTTtgatgtggtcttgaagttcggCACCAAAGTTGCAGAAGATGATACTATTTCCTTTATTCAAAGTGCTATTGTGGATGGAAAGCTTGGAGAATTAAGTGGGATTGTATCACCTATCATTGGTATTCCACCTGTTGAACAAAGTACATTTGCTGCAGCAGCACCCAGCACTTCTCCAAAATCAGATG ACGATTCTTCATTTAAGACGATAGTTATTGGTGCTTCCATTGGGGTTGGGGTTCTCATCGCTGTTGTTTTTGGATTGGTGATTTTGTGGGTGCTTATGAGAAGAAcctcaagaaaagaaaacaccaaaGTGAACTACG AAATGACCTCAAAAGAACG AACTGAAGAATATGAAATTTCTGCAGGGAGACTGGTCAaa GCTGAAGATGCACCAGAAAGCAGCATTTCTAGACCTACATATGTGAACTTGCAAGAGGTAACTCTGCATTCTAACATGGATTCTGATCCACCCCACAATGAATATGCGCCACTTGATTTGAGGACACGCTCTTGGGAAGTAGCAAGAGAGGACGTAATAGTAGaaaagatcattggtaaaggGGCCTTTGGTCAGGTTGCCAAGGGAACGGCAAAGAACCTATCGTTGAGGTCTGGCACAAGAAATGTCGCCATTAAGATGATAAAAG CAAATGCTCCTGAATCAGACAAGCGAGACTTGAAAtcagaactggagctgatgaagACACTAAAGCCACATCCACATGTTATCAAACTGCTGGGATGTGTCACTGAATCTG AGCCATTGTTGGTGTTGATCGAGTATGTCCCCTACGGTGATCTCCTTGGTTACCTGAGGAAGAGCCGTGGATTGAATGATACTTACTACAAAGACCCGGATATCAAACCCAAAACCAGTCTTACGTCACAACAGCTGATGAAATTTGCTTGGCAAATTGCTGATGGAATGAGTTACTTATCACTGAGAAAG GTGGTTCACCGGGATCTTGCTGCTCGTAATGTTTTGGTTGGAGAAAATGAAACCTGTAAAATAACAGACTTTGGAATGGCCAGAGATGTACAAGAGGACGATATCTATGAACGAAAGACGAAG GGTCGGCtgccagtgaagtggacagcataCGAAGCTTTGTTGTACGGacaatacacaacaaaaagtgaTGT ATGGAGTTATGGAGTTGTTCtttatgaaatatttactaTTG GTGGTTCGCCATATCCACGCATGGATGGTAACAAAGTTGTCAATTTCCTTCAAGAAGGCTTCAGGATGCAAAAACCAGAGCACGTGGACAATAAATT GTATCAAATCATGATGAATTGTTGGCAAAGTGAACCTGAAATTAGGCCATCATTCGCTGGTTTAACGCAACAACTGAAACAAATGGAAAACCAGCATAAG aggTTGCTCAACATGCATATATACGACAATGCAATGTATGCAAACTTGGAAGACTTAAAcgcataa
- the LOC136909503 gene encoding fibroblast growth factor receptor 3-like isoform X1, protein MSFTLYCLLFGILVFFPETDGANLTWNEPPPTQIVQAALNTVDHFSSTQLHEGTNNANLSWQFDLRALRFTSLAIFFGTTIIAGVGSSGFGPQPGFENQYGIDWISNQNFVRLIIFRVTFEQNGTFTCLVTAGQRTGFVSFQFVSIVQVDVVDPDPSNIVTSSDQNVTAPAELTLNCSADGIPKPTITWVRLSDNTVITMPLNIIGEKDKGSYRCTADNGVGKPLTKDVFVDVQFPPMVKVRSKVFVGREQTASLMCEVEGNPTPVISWSSCYEQSVVCDGQYLNISSVQTARANYTCTARNAVGVDSATTLLLIGGKNIYLRLSVSEECDNKDFVWGMLQKELDKVFTNTQGYSGAELVHVGCGSLIFDVVLKFGTKVAEDDTISFIQSAIVDGKLGELSGIVSPIIGIPPVEQSTFAAAAPSTSPKSDDDSSFKTIVIGASIGVGVLIAVVFGLVILWVLMRRTSRKENTKVNYEMTSKERTEEYEISAGRLVKAEDAPESSISRPTYVNLQEVTLHSNMDSDPPHNEYAPLDLRTRSWEVAREDVIVEKIIGKGAFGQVAKGTAKNLSLRSGTRNVAIKMIKANAPESDKRDLKSELELMKTLKPHPHVIKLLGCVTESEPLLVLIEYVPYGDLLGYLRKSRGLNDTYYKDPDIKPKTSLTSQQLMKFAWQIADGMSYLSLRKVVHRDLAARNVLVGENETCKITDFGMARDVQEDDIYERKTKGRLPVKWTAYEALLYGQYTTKSDVWSYGVVLYEIFTIGGSPYPRMDGNKVVNFLQEGFRMQKPEHVDNKLYQIMMNCWQSEPEIRPSFAGLTQQLKQMENQHKRLLNMHIYDNAMYANLEDLNA, encoded by the exons ATGTCTTTTACGTTATACTGTTTGCTGTTTGGAATCCTCGTCTTTTTCCCGGAAACAG ATGGTGCAAATTTGACCTGGAATGAACCTCCTCCAACCCAGATTGTACAAGCAGCCCTTAATACTGTAGACCACTTTAGCAGCACGCAACTTCATGAAGGAACCAACAATGCCAACTTGAGCTGGCAGTTTGATTTACGTGCTTTGAGGTTCACTTCTTTAGCTATATTTTTTGGCACAACAATCATTGCTGGTGTTGGCTCTTCTGGATTTGGGCCTCAACCAGGGTTTGAAAACCAATATGGCATTGACTGGATTTCCAACCAAAACTTCGTCAGGCTGATTATCTTCAGGGTAACATTTGAACAGAATGGAACATTTACTTGTCTAGTTACTGCTGGTCAAAGGACaggatttgtttcttttcaatttgtgaGCATTGTTCAAGTGGATGTTGTTG ATCCAGATCCAAGTAACATCGTCACCTCAAGTGATCAAAATGTGACAGCACCTGCTGAATTGACTTTAAACTGCTCAGCTGATGGAATACCAAAACCAACAATAACCTGGGTAAGACTCTCTGATAACACCGTCATCACTATGCCCTTGAACATCATTGGAGAAAAGGATAAAGGAAGCTACAGATGTACTGCTGATAATGGTGTTGGAAAACCTTTGACAAAGGATGTCTTTGTTGATGTTCAGT TTCCTCCTATGGTTAAAGTTCGTTCAAAAGTCTTTGTTGGCCGTGAACAGACTGCATCACTTATGTGTGAAGTGGAAGGAAACCCGACACCTGTGATTTCTTGGAGTTCTTGTTATGAACAAAGTGTTGTCTGTGACGGACAATACTTGAATATTTCAAGTGTGCAGACTGCACGTGCCAACTACACCTGTACAGCAAGGAATGCTGTGGGAGTAGATTCAGCAACCACACTTCTTC TTATTGGAGGAAAGAATATTTACTTGAGGCTGAGCGTAAGTGAGGAATGTGACAACAAAGACTTTGTTTGGGGGATGCTACAGAAAGAG CTTGACAAGGTCTTTACCAATACTCAAGGTTACTCTGGAGCAGAACTGGTACATGTAGG TTGTGGAAGCCTGATCTTtgatgtggtcttgaagttcggCACCAAAGTTGCAGAAGATGATACTATTTCCTTTATTCAAAGTGCTATTGTGGATGGAAAGCTTGGAGAATTAAGTGGGATTGTATCACCTATCATTGGTATTCCACCTGTTGAACAAAGTACATTTGCTGCAGCAGCACCCAGCACTTCTCCAAAATCAGATG ACGATTCTTCATTTAAGACGATAGTTATTGGTGCTTCCATTGGGGTTGGGGTTCTCATCGCTGTTGTTTTTGGATTGGTGATTTTGTGGGTGCTTATGAGAAGAAcctcaagaaaagaaaacaccaaaGTGAACTACG AAATGACCTCAAAAGAACG AACTGAAGAATATGAAATTTCTGCAGGGAGACTGGTCAaa GCTGAAGATGCACCAGAAAGCAGCATTTCTAGACCTACATATGTGAACTTGCAAGAGGTAACTCTGCATTCTAACATGGATTCTGATCCACCCCACAATGAATATGCGCCACTTGATTTGAGGACACGCTCTTGGGAAGTAGCAAGAGAGGACGTAATAGTAGaaaagatcattggtaaaggGGCCTTTGGTCAGGTTGCCAAGGGAACGGCAAAGAACCTATCGTTGAGGTCTGGCACAAGAAATGTCGCCATTAAGATGATAAAAG CAAATGCTCCTGAATCAGACAAGCGAGACTTGAAAtcagaactggagctgatgaagACACTAAAGCCACATCCACATGTTATCAAACTGCTGGGATGTGTCACTGAATCTG AGCCATTGTTGGTGTTGATCGAGTATGTCCCCTACGGTGATCTCCTTGGTTACCTGAGGAAGAGCCGTGGATTGAATGATACTTACTACAAAGACCCGGATATCAAACCCAAAACCAGTCTTACGTCACAACAGCTGATGAAATTTGCTTGGCAAATTGCTGATGGAATGAGTTACTTATCACTGAGAAAG GTGGTTCACCGGGATCTTGCTGCTCGTAATGTTTTGGTTGGAGAAAATGAAACCTGTAAAATAACAGACTTTGGAATGGCCAGAGATGTACAAGAGGACGATATCTATGAACGAAAGACGAAG GGTCGGCtgccagtgaagtggacagcataCGAAGCTTTGTTGTACGGacaatacacaacaaaaagtgaTGT ATGGAGTTATGGAGTTGTTCtttatgaaatatttactaTTG GTGGTTCGCCATATCCACGCATGGATGGTAACAAAGTTGTCAATTTCCTTCAAGAAGGCTTCAGGATGCAAAAACCAGAGCACGTGGACAATAAATT GTATCAAATCATGATGAATTGTTGGCAAAGTGAACCTGAAATTAGGCCATCATTCGCTGGTTTAACGCAACAACTGAAACAAATGGAAAACCAGCATAAG aggTTGCTCAACATGCATATATACGACAATGCAATGTATGCAAACTTGGAAGACTTAAAcgcataa
- the LOC136909503 gene encoding fibroblast growth factor receptor 3-like isoform X2: MLLQLLLRWTHSLHLLCQPYCDMTLQSKNTHRDPDPSNIVTSSDQNVTAPAELTLNCSADGIPKPTITWVRLSDNTVITMPLNIIGEKDKGSYRCTADNGVGKPLTKDVFVDVQFPPMVKVRSKVFVGREQTASLMCEVEGNPTPVISWSSCYEQSVVCDGQYLNISSVQTARANYTCTARNAVGVDSATTLLLIGGKNIYLRLSVSEECDNKDFVWGMLQKELDKVFTNTQGYSGAELVHVGCGSLIFDVVLKFGTKVAEDDTISFIQSAIVDGKLGELSGIVSPIIGIPPVEQSTFAAAAPSTSPKSDDDSSFKTIVIGASIGVGVLIAVVFGLVILWVLMRRTSRKENTKVNYEMTSKERTEEYEISAGRLVKAEDAPESSISRPTYVNLQEVTLHSNMDSDPPHNEYAPLDLRTRSWEVAREDVIVEKIIGKGAFGQVAKGTAKNLSLRSGTRNVAIKMIKANAPESDKRDLKSELELMKTLKPHPHVIKLLGCVTESEPLLVLIEYVPYGDLLGYLRKSRGLNDTYYKDPDIKPKTSLTSQQLMKFAWQIADGMSYLSLRKVVHRDLAARNVLVGENETCKITDFGMARDVQEDDIYERKTKGRLPVKWTAYEALLYGQYTTKSDVWSYGVVLYEIFTIGGSPYPRMDGNKVVNFLQEGFRMQKPEHVDNKLYQIMMNCWQSEPEIRPSFAGLTQQLKQMENQHKRLLNMHIYDNAMYANLEDLNA, encoded by the exons ATGTTGTTG CAATTACTTCTCAGGTGGACCCATAGCCTACACCTCTTATGCCAACCTTATTGTGACATGACACTGCAATCCAAGAACACGCACAGAG ATCCAGATCCAAGTAACATCGTCACCTCAAGTGATCAAAATGTGACAGCACCTGCTGAATTGACTTTAAACTGCTCAGCTGATGGAATACCAAAACCAACAATAACCTGGGTAAGACTCTCTGATAACACCGTCATCACTATGCCCTTGAACATCATTGGAGAAAAGGATAAAGGAAGCTACAGATGTACTGCTGATAATGGTGTTGGAAAACCTTTGACAAAGGATGTCTTTGTTGATGTTCAGT TTCCTCCTATGGTTAAAGTTCGTTCAAAAGTCTTTGTTGGCCGTGAACAGACTGCATCACTTATGTGTGAAGTGGAAGGAAACCCGACACCTGTGATTTCTTGGAGTTCTTGTTATGAACAAAGTGTTGTCTGTGACGGACAATACTTGAATATTTCAAGTGTGCAGACTGCACGTGCCAACTACACCTGTACAGCAAGGAATGCTGTGGGAGTAGATTCAGCAACCACACTTCTTC TTATTGGAGGAAAGAATATTTACTTGAGGCTGAGCGTAAGTGAGGAATGTGACAACAAAGACTTTGTTTGGGGGATGCTACAGAAAGAG CTTGACAAGGTCTTTACCAATACTCAAGGTTACTCTGGAGCAGAACTGGTACATGTAGG TTGTGGAAGCCTGATCTTtgatgtggtcttgaagttcggCACCAAAGTTGCAGAAGATGATACTATTTCCTTTATTCAAAGTGCTATTGTGGATGGAAAGCTTGGAGAATTAAGTGGGATTGTATCACCTATCATTGGTATTCCACCTGTTGAACAAAGTACATTTGCTGCAGCAGCACCCAGCACTTCTCCAAAATCAGATG ACGATTCTTCATTTAAGACGATAGTTATTGGTGCTTCCATTGGGGTTGGGGTTCTCATCGCTGTTGTTTTTGGATTGGTGATTTTGTGGGTGCTTATGAGAAGAAcctcaagaaaagaaaacaccaaaGTGAACTACG AAATGACCTCAAAAGAACG AACTGAAGAATATGAAATTTCTGCAGGGAGACTGGTCAaa GCTGAAGATGCACCAGAAAGCAGCATTTCTAGACCTACATATGTGAACTTGCAAGAGGTAACTCTGCATTCTAACATGGATTCTGATCCACCCCACAATGAATATGCGCCACTTGATTTGAGGACACGCTCTTGGGAAGTAGCAAGAGAGGACGTAATAGTAGaaaagatcattggtaaaggGGCCTTTGGTCAGGTTGCCAAGGGAACGGCAAAGAACCTATCGTTGAGGTCTGGCACAAGAAATGTCGCCATTAAGATGATAAAAG CAAATGCTCCTGAATCAGACAAGCGAGACTTGAAAtcagaactggagctgatgaagACACTAAAGCCACATCCACATGTTATCAAACTGCTGGGATGTGTCACTGAATCTG AGCCATTGTTGGTGTTGATCGAGTATGTCCCCTACGGTGATCTCCTTGGTTACCTGAGGAAGAGCCGTGGATTGAATGATACTTACTACAAAGACCCGGATATCAAACCCAAAACCAGTCTTACGTCACAACAGCTGATGAAATTTGCTTGGCAAATTGCTGATGGAATGAGTTACTTATCACTGAGAAAG GTGGTTCACCGGGATCTTGCTGCTCGTAATGTTTTGGTTGGAGAAAATGAAACCTGTAAAATAACAGACTTTGGAATGGCCAGAGATGTACAAGAGGACGATATCTATGAACGAAAGACGAAG GGTCGGCtgccagtgaagtggacagcataCGAAGCTTTGTTGTACGGacaatacacaacaaaaagtgaTGT ATGGAGTTATGGAGTTGTTCtttatgaaatatttactaTTG GTGGTTCGCCATATCCACGCATGGATGGTAACAAAGTTGTCAATTTCCTTCAAGAAGGCTTCAGGATGCAAAAACCAGAGCACGTGGACAATAAATT GTATCAAATCATGATGAATTGTTGGCAAAGTGAACCTGAAATTAGGCCATCATTCGCTGGTTTAACGCAACAACTGAAACAAATGGAAAACCAGCATAAG aggTTGCTCAACATGCATATATACGACAATGCAATGTATGCAAACTTGGAAGACTTAAAcgcataa
- the LOC136911805 gene encoding uncharacterized protein, whose translation MADSTNDLYLFGEDFEAILEILEGDEDMEKQFESSVSDVQSTVIVCSDCGKKYKSSGGYRRHRTTKHNDQQQQLLLTPVVLAEIVNDAVKNVKENRVFNADLRDELKHYEYGQLTETEEFSAFKILFEGYLKNGDREKFYGKYYAQVPLKSTSFFRGLSRHAATLLAIKVADSMLAHCKRMKSSPDNSVLPSKTVLSEKEKAGLQYLGGYVLHNLHKKCARKFSNESQQAMAILKAGKLKYGSDSQKLVSSLDRGGLWPITESAQNIFFRTEHYFRQSTLRGAHSLQRVDIAGIAQKSVSDSDVVSNYQTMVSDAELVPTKNVSKDVLDSIVNLYIRVRSFSLAKDTIQHFKIKAKQSKGKALRKEIQRSCDEQTQERHN comes from the exons atggcggatagTACGAACGATCTTTACCTCTTCGGGGAAGATTTCGAAGCCATTTTGGAAATCCTAGAAGGGGATGAAGACATGGAGAAGCAATTTGAAAGCTCAGTAAGTGAT GTTCAGTCGACAGTCATTGTATGCAGCGACTGCGGAAAAAAATACAAGTCCAGTGGAGGCTACCGTAGGCACAGAACTACTAAACACAACGATCAACAACAGCAATTGCTTCTAACACCAGTGGTTCTTGCCGAGATTGTGAATGATGCTGTGAAAAACGTTAAAGAAAATAGAGTCTTCAACGCTGACTTACGGGACGAACTCAAGCACTATGAGTATGGACAGCTTACTGAAACTGAGGAATTTTCCGCGTTTAAAATACTGTTTGAGGGATACTTAAAGAATGGAGACAGAGAAAAGTTTTATGGGAAATATTATGCCCAGGTTCCACTGAAATCTACAAGCTTTTTTAGAGGGTTATCTCGACATGCAGCTACACTGCTAGCAATTAAAGTGGCTGATAGTATGCTAGCACATTGCAAGCGCATGAAGTCATCTCCTGACAACAGTGTACTTCCATCCAAAACTGTCTTATCAGAGAAAGAGAAGGCTGGGTTGCAGTATTTGGGTGGATATGTATTGCACAATCTTCACAAAAAGTGTGCAagaaagttttcaaatgaaagccAGCAAGCGATGGCTATTCTAAAAGCTGGGAAATTGAAGTATGGCTCTGACTCACAAAAGCTGGTTTCCAGTTTGGACCGTGGTGGTCTATGGCCTATAACAGAGTCTGCACAGAACATATTCTTTAGGACTGAACATTACTTTAGACAGTCAACTTTGAGAGGTGCTCATAGTTTGCAACGAGTGGACATTGCTGGGATAGCTCAGAAGTCAGTCAGTGATAGTGATGTGGTATCAAACTACCAAACCATGGTTTCAGATGCTGAACTGGTTCCCACTAAGAATGTCAGCAAAGATGTCCTGGACAGTATTGTTAATTTGTATATCAGGGTTCGCTCTTTCTCCTTAGCCAAGGACACCATACAACACTttaaaattaaagcaaaacaatCTAAAGGCAAGGCTCTACGTAAAGAAATCCAAAGAAGTTGTGACGAGCAAACTCAAGAGAGGCATAACTAG